One window of Mucilaginibacter inviolabilis genomic DNA carries:
- a CDS encoding YciI family protein, with amino-acid sequence MDEFILIFRHEDGTKVASPEQIEVWMKQTMDWIGGIAAQNKFSSGTGLPFDDAKVVWHNNVVTNGPFGEIKETIGGYIIVKASSVEEAVEFAKGSPVLQGEGNSVEVRKIARRDGTH; translated from the coding sequence ATGGACGAATTCATTTTAATATTCAGGCATGAGGATGGCACTAAAGTAGCCTCGCCCGAACAAATAGAGGTTTGGATGAAACAAACGATGGATTGGATAGGCGGTATTGCAGCCCAAAACAAATTCAGCAGCGGTACCGGTTTGCCTTTTGATGATGCCAAGGTAGTTTGGCATAATAATGTAGTAACCAACGGCCCTTTTGGCGAGATTAAGGAAACCATTGGAGGATATATTATTGTAAAAGCCAGTTCTGTTGAAGAAGCAGTGGAGTTTGCCAAAGGCAGTCCGGTATTACAGGGTGAAGGCAATAGCGTAGAGGTGCGCAAAATTGCCCGACGCGATGGCACGCATTAA
- a CDS encoding FecR family protein, translating to MNNYQPYFDLGKLIAKYLRNELTEQEKDELEQWLQADEHNPELFKKLTDQTIIDSELETFEANDKDKAWKNIVKKTGFKKTNRTKATLKLWPSYAAAVILLIALGVTLTRYRHTSGEQKIAIKSQKDLLPGSNKAILTLADGSKIVLDDTKRGKIASQQNIVITKDESGELVYQVAEATQHEDQPLFEKVVMNMLATPRGGQYEIVLPDGTKVWLNSASSLKYPTAFAGNERRVELTGEAYFEVSKDPNKPFYVKTTTQTVTVLGTHFNINSYADEATTKTTLLEGSVKVISNTSGASVKLKPGEQAVNTINTIDVKENADIDEAVAWKNGKFLFRNTDLHTIMRQLSRWYDVDVEYQGNVVQKHYRGRISRNVPVSEIFQILKTSGINFTIDGRKIIVRS from the coding sequence ATGAATAATTACCAACCCTATTTTGATCTTGGCAAGCTGATAGCAAAATATCTGCGAAATGAGCTTACTGAACAAGAGAAAGACGAACTGGAGCAATGGCTTCAGGCAGATGAACACAACCCGGAGTTATTCAAAAAACTTACCGATCAAACTATAATCGACTCGGAGCTTGAAACTTTTGAGGCAAACGATAAGGATAAAGCCTGGAAAAATATTGTGAAGAAAACGGGGTTTAAAAAAACTAACCGTACAAAAGCTACGCTTAAATTATGGCCTTCGTATGCTGCCGCTGTAATCCTATTAATAGCCCTGGGGGTTACATTAACCCGGTATCGCCATACTTCCGGTGAACAAAAAATAGCTATTAAGTCACAGAAAGATCTTTTACCCGGGAGTAACAAAGCTATCCTGACACTGGCGGATGGATCAAAGATTGTTTTGGACGATACTAAGCGCGGGAAAATAGCCAGTCAGCAAAATATCGTTATAACAAAAGATGAGAGTGGTGAGCTGGTTTACCAGGTTGCGGAAGCTACTCAACATGAAGATCAGCCGCTGTTTGAAAAGGTTGTGATGAATATGTTGGCTACGCCGCGCGGTGGTCAATATGAAATTGTTTTACCTGATGGTACTAAGGTTTGGTTAAACTCAGCTTCGTCTTTAAAATATCCTACGGCATTCGCCGGTAATGAACGCAGGGTGGAGCTCACTGGAGAAGCTTATTTTGAAGTAAGCAAAGATCCCAATAAACCTTTTTATGTAAAAACTACAACGCAAACTGTTACAGTTTTAGGAACGCATTTCAATATCAATAGCTATGCCGATGAAGCTACTACTAAAACAACATTGCTGGAAGGTAGTGTAAAAGTCATCAGTAATACTAGCGGAGCTTCTGTTAAGCTTAAACCAGGAGAACAGGCTGTAAACACAATAAACACCATTGATGTAAAAGAAAATGCAGATATAGATGAAGCTGTGGCCTGGAAGAACGGCAAATTTCTTTTCCGAAATACCGATCTGCATACCATTATGCGCCAGTTATCCAGATGGTATGACGTAGATGTAGAGTATCAGGGTAACGTAGTGCAAAAGCACTACCGGGGCCGTATTTCACGGAATGTACCCGTTTCAGAGATATTTCAGATATTAAAAACAAGCGGCATAAACTTCACAATTGACGGGAGGAAGATTATAGTAAGATCATAA
- a CDS encoding TonB-dependent receptor domain-containing protein yields MRIKLITALLFAVCLHLSAASFSQSITLSEKNASLESILNKIEQQSGYDIFMQTELVASSNKVSLNVKNQALNAVLDKVFKGQPITYAIVGHTIVVKAKTLGKPLSAAEQAMLASVYSGKVVDADTKEPLIGASVGVKGGGKATSTGLNGDFKLNVGSDGAKVLVISYIGYVSQEIQLGDKNDLGLILLKSSANAMKEVVVTGDLAIDRKTPIAVSTINQQYIEEKLGGRDIPQLLQSTPGIMATAQGGGYGDSRISIRGFSSGSKKGNVALTINGIPVNDMENGSIFWSNWSGLTDVTNSVQVQRGLGASKIIVPSFGGTINITTRTTDAEKGGYISQTIGTNNYEKTAVLVSTGLNANGWAATFQGSRTKGDGYADGLNFLGYNYFFNLSKVLTPSQTLSFTVMGATQTHGQRPERPLTEYAGAPQGIKWNYDLGVKDGKQINPYNNFFSKPVFSLNHNWVINEKSSLSTVLYATYGTGGGGAIGASASGTAIPPRVSNLYSPFDFDAVQKSNAANPDGSASTYLYAAHNDHAWYGLRSTYTTTLGQYLNLSAGLDARYYKGTHYEEVKDLLGADYVYDPYTGNSAAGSRSGDINNPFHRAVVGDKIGYYNKDYVMSGGVYTQAEYAKDDFSAFITLSGSGTGDKRTDLYNYLNSDPAQSSRYVNFLSYQAKAGANYNLNDQMNVFANIGYITKPPYFDNVFQKFTNSINTGTVDEKLFSYELGYQFKTSGFLAKLNFYRSLYKDEAFTTPFTDNATNLIYSVNVAGVSEMHQGAELELTYQPIRAVTLHGMFSYGDWYYTKNAGPATVFNNQQKAIGTVKEVFIKGIKVGDAAQTTAAFGLDIKVLPDLKLGTNYNFFGNYYSSFNFANITSAGAHPYKLPNYSVWDLNATFKFKLAGLDASLNGNVNNLLNTKYISDAYDAAGTGIPSNLNVYYGLVRTFTTGIKVKF; encoded by the coding sequence ATGCGGATTAAACTTATCACAGCGTTGCTTTTTGCTGTATGCCTTCATCTGAGTGCTGCGAGCTTTAGCCAAAGTATTACGCTTTCTGAAAAAAATGCAAGTCTCGAAAGCATTTTAAATAAAATAGAACAGCAAAGCGGCTATGATATTTTTATGCAAACCGAACTGGTAGCCAGCAGTAACAAGGTATCCCTTAATGTAAAGAACCAGGCTCTGAATGCCGTATTGGATAAAGTGTTTAAAGGGCAGCCCATTACTTATGCCATAGTTGGCCACACCATTGTGGTTAAAGCAAAAACGTTGGGCAAACCATTATCGGCAGCTGAGCAAGCTATGTTAGCCTCTGTGTATAGCGGTAAGGTAGTTGATGCCGATACTAAAGAACCTCTTATTGGTGCTTCTGTGGGTGTAAAAGGTGGCGGCAAGGCCACTTCAACCGGATTGAATGGTGATTTTAAGCTTAACGTTGGTTCTGATGGTGCCAAAGTGTTAGTGATCTCTTACATCGGATACGTTTCGCAGGAAATCCAACTCGGAGATAAAAATGACCTGGGCTTAATTCTGCTGAAATCCAGCGCAAATGCCATGAAAGAAGTTGTAGTAACCGGCGATTTGGCTATAGATCGTAAAACGCCAATAGCAGTATCAACTATTAATCAGCAATATATTGAAGAAAAATTAGGTGGTCGCGACATTCCTCAGCTTTTACAGAGTACACCGGGTATCATGGCAACGGCACAGGGTGGTGGTTATGGCGATTCTCGTATCAGTATTCGTGGTTTTTCAAGCGGCTCAAAAAAGGGTAACGTTGCACTTACCATTAACGGTATCCCTGTTAATGATATGGAAAACGGCTCAATATTCTGGTCAAACTGGTCGGGTCTTACGGATGTAACCAATTCTGTGCAAGTACAGCGTGGCTTAGGTGCTTCAAAAATTATTGTTCCGTCATTTGGTGGTACTATCAATATTACCACACGTACAACTGATGCCGAAAAGGGTGGATACATTTCGCAAACTATCGGAACCAATAATTACGAAAAAACAGCTGTATTGGTATCAACTGGTTTAAATGCCAATGGTTGGGCTGCTACTTTTCAGGGTAGCAGAACCAAAGGTGATGGCTATGCTGATGGACTGAACTTTTTAGGTTACAACTACTTTTTTAACTTATCAAAAGTATTGACCCCAAGCCAAACCTTATCTTTTACCGTAATGGGGGCAACCCAAACACACGGGCAGCGTCCTGAACGACCGTTAACTGAATATGCCGGTGCCCCGCAGGGTATTAAATGGAACTACGATCTGGGAGTTAAAGATGGTAAACAAATAAATCCATATAACAACTTTTTTAGTAAGCCGGTATTTTCATTAAATCATAACTGGGTTATTAATGAAAAATCAAGCCTGTCAACAGTATTATACGCTACTTATGGTACTGGAGGCGGTGGTGCAATAGGCGCATCTGCTAGTGGTACTGCTATACCGCCGAGGGTGAGTAACCTATATTCGCCATTTGATTTTGATGCTGTACAGAAAAGCAATGCTGCTAATCCGGATGGTTCGGCATCAACCTATTTGTACGCAGCACATAATGATCATGCCTGGTATGGTTTAAGAAGTACTTATACTACTACATTGGGGCAATATTTAAACCTTTCTGCCGGTCTTGATGCAAGGTATTATAAAGGTACCCATTATGAAGAGGTTAAAGATCTGTTAGGTGCCGATTATGTATATGATCCTTATACTGGTAATTCAGCTGCTGGCAGCCGCTCAGGTGATATCAATAACCCTTTTCATCGTGCAGTAGTTGGCGATAAAATTGGCTATTACAACAAAGATTATGTAATGTCTGGTGGTGTGTATACACAAGCAGAGTATGCTAAGGATGATTTCTCTGCATTTATCACACTTTCTGGTTCAGGTACAGGTGATAAAAGAACAGATCTTTATAACTACCTGAACAGCGATCCGGCACAATCAAGCCGATATGTTAACTTCCTGAGCTATCAGGCCAAAGCTGGCGCAAACTATAATCTGAACGATCAGATGAACGTGTTTGCCAATATTGGTTACATCACCAAACCGCCTTATTTTGATAATGTGTTTCAAAAATTTACCAATTCCATCAACACCGGAACGGTAGATGAAAAATTATTTAGCTATGAATTGGGCTATCAATTTAAAACATCTGGTTTTTTAGCCAAACTGAATTTTTACCGCAGTTTATATAAGGATGAGGCATTTACGACTCCTTTTACCGATAACGCTACGAACCTAATATACAGCGTAAACGTAGCTGGAGTTAGTGAGATGCACCAGGGAGCCGAATTGGAATTAACATATCAGCCAATTAGAGCAGTTACATTGCATGGCATGTTTTCTTATGGCGATTGGTATTATACCAAAAATGCAGGCCCAGCTACCGTATTCAATAACCAGCAAAAGGCTATTGGTACAGTTAAAGAGGTATTCATAAAAGGAATTAAAGTTGGAGATGCAGCACAAACCACAGCGGCGTTTGGGTTAGATATTAAAGTTTTGCCCGATTTAAAACTGGGTACAAATTATAACTTCTTTGGTAATTATTATTCAAGTTTCAACTTCGCAAATATTACATCTGCCGGGGCACATCCGTACAAGTTGCCGAATTACTCAGTATGGGATCTTAACGCAACCTTTAAGTTTAAGTTAGCTGGTTTGGATGCTTCACTTAATGGTAATGTAAACAATCTGTTAAACACCAAATATATATCAGATGCGTACGATGCCGCTGGTACCGGTATTCCTTCAAATCTGAATGTGTATTATGGTTTGGTAAGAACATTTACTACAGGTATAAAAGTTAAATTTTAA